A single region of the Maylandia zebra isolate NMK-2024a linkage group LG17, Mzebra_GT3a, whole genome shotgun sequence genome encodes:
- the LOC101482495 gene encoding amphoterin-induced protein 2: MHSITLELLGKTNVRGCCNPSAAGVLFLLCLGFPPSMAACPPSCLCASDIISCSGCNLSVVPFDLPGYATRLDLSHNRLTALHVGWISQPLQRLVTLILGKNFIRSIDVNTFNVTPHLLHLDLSSNQLTVLNSSIFSGLKELKELLLFDNQIIQIDPGTFKDLCNLQRLYLSTNRLSVFPLVIYEEPEGPLNLTFLDLSYNRLTKVPVQSLLSLTRQRGIYLQENPLVCDCALLALLEYWMWKQYPPLLDFRGDYPCKKGAKSGVHCKEHEMSAMPLETQIYQVEPGQWLRVPCPGLTLPAQEGLVVFWVTPTTVLNSSNSDLSARLAVLPNGTLEVREALTEDSGTYGCVIPRGHNYNPSHSLEVTVVVGNLSITSTSGSAHRNSAENFNTAFTTLASCVVSIILVLLYLYLTPCRCRDGRGGDSRGCGGRAIILCSDPRDVETTQQRSNGKKVVFLEPQTEDSDTGCTKIAAVNLSHVTSEGILKNGSRTVGQPLTDPTHMA; this comes from the coding sequence ATGCATTCCATTACCTTGGAACTTTTAGGCAAGACCAATGTCAGGGGTTGCTGCAATCCCTCTGCTGCAGGAGTGCTGTTCCTGCTGTGTCTTGGCTTCCCTCCCTCTATGGCCGCTTGCccaccttcctgcctttgtgCCAGTGATATAATTTCCTGCAGCGGATGCAATCTGTCTGTGGTGCCCTTTGATCTACCAGGTTATGCCACACGGTTGGACCTTAGCCACAACAGACTCACTGCCCTGCATGTGGGCTGGATTTCCCAACCGCTGCAACGGCTCGTTACGCTGATTCTCGGCAAAAATTTCATAAGAAGCATTGACGTGAACACCTTCAATGTGACACCACATCTCCTCCACTTGGACCTCTCGTCCAATCAGCTGACAGTGCTGAACTCATCCATCTTCAGTGGGTTGAAAGAACTGAAGGAGTTGCTGCTGTTTGACAACCAGATTATTCAAATCGATCCAGGCACCTTCAAGGACCTCTGCAACCTACAGAGGCTCTACCTCTCTACAAACAGGCTGTCAGTCTTCCCCCTAGTCATTTATGAAGAACCCGAGGGACCTCTAAATCTGACATTTCTAGACTTGTCATATAACAGACTGACTAAGGTGCCTGTCCAAAGCCTCCTGTCCCTCACTCGCCAAAGAGGAATTTATTTGCAGGAAAACCCTTTAGTCTGTGACTGTGCGTTGCTTGCCTTGCTGGAGTATTGGATGTGGAAACAGTATCCCCCTCTACTGGATTTCAGAGGTGACTACCCATGTAAAAAAGGAGCAAAGTCAGGAGTTCATTGTAAGGAGCATGAAATGTCAGCTATGCCCCTTGAGACACAGATCTACCAAGTAGAGCCTGGTCAGTGGTTAAGAGTGCCATGCCCAGGGTTGACTTTGCCTGCTCAGGAGGGGCTTGTGGTGTTTTGGGTCACCCCTACAACAGTACTGAATTCCTCAAACAGTGATCTAAGTGCCCGCCTCGCAGTTCTTCCCAATGGCACCCTTGAAGTTCGAGAAGCGCTGACGGAAGATTCTGGAACATATGGGTGTGTCATACCCCGCGGACATAACTACAATCCCAGTCACTCTCTGGAGGTCACAGTGGTAGTTGGAAATTTAAGCATTACCTCCACCAGCGGTTCAGCGCATCGCAATAGTGCAGAAAATTTCAACACTGCATTTACCACACTGGCTTCTTGCGTGGTCAGCATCATATTGGTGCTCCTCTACCTCTACCTCACCCCCTGTCGGTGTCGGGATGGCCGCGGCGGGGACTCGAGAGGCTGCGGCGGACGAGCCATCATCCTGTGTTCAGACCCCAGAGATGTGGAGACAACACAGCAGCGGTCAAATGGGAAGAAGGTGGTTTTCTTAGAGCCTCAGACCGAAGACTCTGACACTGGCTGCACCAAAATTGCAGCAGTTAACTTGAGTCATGTCACTTCCGAGGGCATTCTTAAAAATGGAAGTAGGACAGTGGGACAGCCCCTCACAGACCCCACTCACATGGCATAG